A region of Vitis vinifera cultivar Pinot Noir 40024 chromosome 13, ASM3070453v1 DNA encodes the following proteins:
- the LOC100244417 gene encoding cucumisin-like, which yields MVRVDAKRALVGARARILFYPTLLYNVFWNKIQAELRWRDEVDQLSSLGLDDNSHVAVKKVDGRGQAAEREFEEYIVYMGDLPKGQVSASSLHANILQQVTGSSASQYLLHSYKKSFNGFVAKLTEEESKKLSGMDGVVSVFPNGKKKLLTTRSWDFIGFPLEANRTTTESDIIVGMLDTGIWPEADSFSDEGYGPPPTKWQGTCQTSSNFTCNNKIIGARYYRSDGNVPPEDFASPRDTEGHGTHTASTAAGNVVSGASLLGLGAGTARGGTPSARIAVYKICWADGCYDADILAAFDDAIADGVNIISLSVGGSFPLDYFEDSIAIGAFHSMKNGILTSNAGGNSGPDPGSITNFSPWSLSVAASVIDRKFLTALHLGNNLTYEGELSLNTFEMNGMVPLIYGGDAPNTSAGSDASYSRYCYEGTLNTSLVTGKIVFCDQLSDGVGAMSAGAVGTVMPSDGYTDLSLAFPLPTSCLDSNYTTNVHEYINSTSTPTANIQKSTEAKNELAPFVVWFSSRGPNPITRDILSPDIAAPGVNILAAWTEASSLTGVPGDTRVVPYNIISGTSMACPHASGAAAYVKSFNPTWSPAAIKSALMTTASPLSAETNTDLEFSYGAGQLNPLQAANPGLVYDAGEADYIKFLCGQGYNTTKLHLVTGENITCSAATNGTVWDLNYPSFAISTEHEAGVNRTFTRTVTNVGSPVSTYKAIVVGPPEFSIKVEPGVLSFKSLGETQTFTVTVGVAALSNPVISGSLVWDDGVYKVRSPIVAYVF from the exons GAGTACATTGTGTACATGGGTGACCTTCCAAAAGGTCAAGTGTCGGCGTCATCCCTCCACGCTAACATACTTCAACAAGTCACCGGCAG TAGTGCCTCCCAATATCTCCTCCATAGCTACAAGAAGAGCTTCAACGGATTTGTCGCAAAGTTGACCGAGGAGGAGTCGAAGAAACTGTCCG GCATGGACGGGGTTGTGTCTGTGTTCCCAAATGGAAAGAAGAAACTCCTTACCACAAGGTCGTGGGACTTCATCGGCTTTCCCCTGGAAGCTAATAGAACAACTACTGAAAGTGACATTATTGTTGGAATGCTGGACACTGGGATCTGGCCTGAGGCTGATAGTTTCAGTGATGAAGGGTATGGTCCACCACCAACCAAATGGCAGGGCACTTGTCAAACCTCATCCAATTTCACCTGCAACAA TAAAATCATTGGAGCTAGATACTACAGGAGTGATGGAAATGTACCCCCAGAAGATTTTGCATCACCAAGAGATACAGAAGGCCATGGGACACATACTGCATCCACAGCAGCTGGAAACGTAGTTAGTGGGGCAAGCTTACTGGGCCTTGGCGCAGGAACAGCTCGAGGAGGGACTCCTTCAGCCCGCATTGCAGTGTATAAGATATGTTGGGCAGATGGTTGTTATGATGCAGATATCCTTGCAGCATTTGATGATGCAATTGCGGATGGAGTTAATATTATCTCTCTTTCAGTTGGGGGATCCTTTCCTCTGGATTACTTTGAAGATTCAATTGCGATTGGAGCCTTCCATTCCATGAAGAATGGGATACTCACATCTAATGCTGGTGGTAATTCGGGTCCAGATCCTGGTTCAATTACAAATTTCTCGCCTTGGTCTCTCTCAGTTGCTGCTAGCGTCATTGACAGAAAGTTTCTGACCGCGTTGCACTTAGGAAACAACCTGACTTATGAG GGAGAACTCTCTCTAAATACTTTCGAGATGAATGGTATGGTCCCTCTCATTTATGGCGGGGATGCGCCAAACACGTCAGCAGGATCTGATGCATCTTATTCCAG GTACTGCTACGAGGGCACCTTGAACACGTCTCTGGTAACGGGTAAAATTGTATTCTGTGACCAGTTGAGTGATGGGGTGGGAGCAATGAGTGCTGGAGCAGTAGGTACTGTAATGCCAAGTGATGGCTACACAGATTTGTCCTTAGCTTTCCCCTTACCTACATCCTGCTTGGACTCCAACTATACTACCAACGTTCATGAGTACATCAACTCAACTAG CACACCAACCGCAAATATACAGAAGAGCACCGAGGCTAAAAATGAATTGGCACCGTTTGTAGTTTGGTTTTCGTCGAGGGGCCCAAACCCTATTACCCGTGACATTCTCAGT CCTGACATCGCCGCGCCAGGAGTTAATATTCTAGCAGCATGGACAGAAGCTTCAAGTTTGACAGGAGTTCCAGGGGATACAAGAGTAGTTCCATACAATATCATTTCAGGGACGTCCATGGCTTGTCCACATGCTTCCGGGGCTGCTGCCTACGTTAAATCATTTAACCCAACATGGTCTCCTGCTGCTATCAAGTCTGCCTTAATGACAACTG CTTCACCCTTGAGTGCTGAAACCAACACCGACCTGGAGTTTTCTTATGGGGCTGGTCAGTTGAATCCCCTACAGGCTGCAAATCCTGGTTTGGTGTATGATGCTGGGGAGGCAGATTACATCAAGTTCTTGTGTGGACAAGGCTATAACACTACAAAGTTGCACCTTGTCACGGGAGAAAACATCACTTGTTCTGCTGCCACAAATGGAACTGTTTGGGATTTAAACTACCCTTCTTTTGCTATATCCACTGAGCATGAGGCAGGAGTTAATCGCACCTTCACTAGAACTGTCACAAACGTCGGATCACCAGTCTCAACTTACAAGGCAATTGTGGTTGGCCCTCCAGAGTTCAGTATCAAAGTTGAACCAGGTGTACTTTCATTCAAATCCCTTGGGGAGACGCAAACCTTCACCGTCACTGTTGGTGTGGCAGCACTAAGTAACCCTGTAATATCAGGCTCTTTGGTGTGGGATGATGGGGTTTACAAAGTGAGGAGCCCCATAGTTGCTTATGTTTTTTAG
- the LOC132254852 gene encoding photosystem II protein D1-like, giving the protein MTVILERRESESLWGRFCNWITSTENRLYIGWFGVLMIPTLLTATSVFIIAFIAAPPVDIDGIREPVSGSLLYGNNIISGAIIPTSAAIGLHFYPIWEAASVDEWLYNGGPYELIVLHFLLGVACYMGREWELSFRLGMRPWIAVAYSAPVAAATAVFLIYPIGQGSFSDGMPLGISGTFNFMIVFQAEHNILMHPFHMLGVAGVFGGSLFSAMHGSLVTSSLIRETTENESANAGYRFGQEEETYNIVAAHGYFGRLIFQYASFNNSRSLHFFLAAWPVVGIWFTALGISTMAFNLNGFNFNQSVVDSQGRVINTWADIINRANLGMEVMHERNAHNFPLDLAAVEAPSINTEAKWFMIESQRHSFHLVDPSPIEQVPSEPWDWHCLTAKTEMMTFSFALLFFIGGLLLLHFLKKKNFSRDIFHANSLSLDRTLFFFLFLLIIIHNIHFTVGFCDCKSNPSVPGPVSDRAG; this is encoded by the exons ATGACTGTAATTTTAGAGAGACGCGAAAGCGAAAGCCTATGGGGTCGCTTCTGTAACTGGATAACCAGCACTGAAAACCGTCTTTACATTGGATGGTTTGGTGTTTTGATGATCCCGACCTTATTGACCGCAACTTCTGTATTTATTATCGCCTTCATTGCTGCCCCTCCAGTAGATATTGATGGTATTCGTGAACCTGTTTCTGGATCTCTACTTTATGGAAACAATATTATCTCTGGTGCCATTATTCCTACTTCTGCAGCTATAGGTTTGCACTTTTACCCAATATGGGAAGCAGCATCCGTTGATGAATGGTTATACAATGGTGGTCCTTATGAGCTAATTGTTCTACACTTCTTACTTGGTGTAGCTTGTTACATGGGTCGTGAGTGGGAACTTAGTTTCCGTCTGGGTATGCGCCCTTGGATTGCTGTTGCATATTCAGCTCCTGTTGCAGCTGCTACTGCTGTTTTCTTGATCTACCCAATTGGTCAAGGAAGCTTTTCTGATGGTATGCCTCTAGGAATCTCTGGTACTTTCAACTTCATGATTGTATTCCAGGCTGAGCACAACATCCTTATGCACCCATTCCACATGTTAGGCGTAGCTGGTGTATTCGGCGGTTCCCTATTCAGTGCTATGCATGGTTCCTTGGTAACCTCTAGTTTGATCAGGGAAACCACAGAAAATGAATCTGCTAATGCAGGTTACAGATTCGGTCAAGAGGAAGAAACTTATAATATTGTGGCTGCTCATGGTTATTTTGGCCGATTGATCTTCCAATATGCTAGTTTCAATAATTCTCGTTCTTTACATTTCTTCCTAGCTGCTTGGCCTGTAGTAGGTATCTGGTTCACTGCTTTAGGTATCAGCACTATGGCTTTCAACCTAAATGGTTTCAATTTCAACCAATCTGTAGTTGATAGCCAAGGTCGTGTAATTAATACTTGGGCTGATATTATCAACCGTGCTAACCTTGGTATGGAAGTTATGCATGAACGTAATGCTCATAATTTCCCTCTAGATCTAGCTGCTGTTGAAGCTCCATCTATAAATACCGAGGCAAAGTGGTTTATGATTGAATCTCAGAGGCATTCTTTTCATTTGGTAGATCCAAGTCCAATAGAACAAGTACCAAGCGAACCCTGGGACTGGCATTGTTTAACAGCTAAAACGGAAATGATGACTTTTTCGTTCgctttactattttttataggGGGCCTCCTCCTACTacattttctaaagaaaaaaaacttttcgAGAGACATTTTTCATGCCAATTCTTTGTCTTTGGACAGGactctcttcttttttctttttcttttgatcatAATCCATAATATCCACTTTACAGTCGGCTTTTGTGACT GCAAGAGCAATCCTTCAGTCCCGGGTCCTGTTTCTGATAGGGCTGGCTAA